A stretch of Equus przewalskii isolate Varuska chromosome 11, EquPr2, whole genome shotgun sequence DNA encodes these proteins:
- the LOC103544427 gene encoding mas-related G-protein coupled receptor member X4-like — protein MAHEPRNDPTGVSPRPQPWPSHPNNGSELPTAANATAHSTSVDGAHAFSTYENTLFLAIVLVSLCGLVGNGMVIWLLGFRIKRNPFSVYILNLAGADFAFLFCKSVRFLLFVLNRSVAVLNVLIRGVTFSSLLMSLSLLIAVSVERCLSVLFPIWYRCRRPAQLSAIACALIWGLSLCPGISVLLCVHFVAFSCDVVNLVYYGMFLLTFLVLCVSSLVLLIRVQCFSMRRQPARLSRIVLLTVLAFMVLGLPLGAGLLADKLSPSFPYFDILLPVFHLLSALNSGVNPLIYFFMGRQRQQRGWKPLREVLQSALTEDVELSTEEPPSPDDT, from the coding sequence ATGGCTCACGAGCCCCGAAATGACCCCACGGGCGTCTCTCCCAGACCGCAGCCCTGGCCGTCACACCCGAACAACGGGTCTGAGTTACCAACGGCGGCGAACGCAACAGCGCACAGCACAAGTGTGGATGGGGCCCACGCCTTTTCCACTTACGAGAACACTCTCTTCCTTGCGATTGTGCTCGTGAGCCTCTGTGGGTTGGTGGGGAACGGCATGGTCATCTGGCTGCTCGGGTTCCGCATCAAGAGGAACCCCTTTTCCGTCTACATCCTCAACTTGGCCGGTGCCGACTTCgccttcctcttctgcaaaagCGTCAGGTtcctactttttgttttaaatcgcTCCGTAGCTGTGCTCAATGTGCTCATACGAGGGGTCACCTTCTCTTCTTTGCTGATGAGTCTGAGTCTGCTGATTGCTGTCAGCGTCGAGCGCTGTCTGTCCGTGCTCTTCCCCATCTGGTACAGATGCCGCCGCCCGGCGCAGCTCTCGGCCATCGCGTGCGCTCTGATTTGGGGGCTGTCATTGTGTCCGGGGATCTCTGTGCTCTTGTGTGTCCACTTTGTGGCCTTCTCGTGTGATGTAGTAAACTTGGTCTATTATGGGATGTTCTTGCTTACCTTTCTGGTGCTCTGTGTGTCCAGCCTGGTTCTGCTCATCAGGGTGCAGTGCTTCTCCATGCGGAGACAGCCCGCCAGGCTCTCCAGGATCGTCCTTCTCACGGTCCTGGCCTTCATGGTGCTCGGTCTGCCTCTCGGCGCAGGCTTGCTGGCCGACAAGCTCTCCCCGTCCTTCCCCTATTTTGACATCCTGCTGCCCGTCTTCCATCTCCTCTCCGCCCTGAACAGCGGGGTCAACCCCCTCATTTACTTCTTCATGGGAAGGCAGAGGCAACAGCGGGGCTGGAAGCCTCTCAGAGAAGTGCTCCAGAGCGCGCTGACGGAGGACGTGGAGCTGAGCACAGAAGAGCCGCCGTCCCCAGACGACACCTGA